The nucleotide window ATTAATGCTTAAATGATCTATATGTACAGCTTGTGTgatattgaaaatatatattgtTGTGAGTTATTGTAGTTGGGGTGGATGTTAtttattgttgagaatatatgaagtgtttttaacaggtgcaaTTAATACCTAATAACTAGGTTGGATTGTCCAaaattaaggggaaatgctgtcaatttttttctaaaatattttcatacTAATACAActgtcttaatttttatttattttataccaGAAATACTTTGATTGGCAAGAGGTGACTCCACTAGTAAAGGAAGCTTGGAGGCGTAAGGCTGCAGAGCGCTATAAGGCCCTAATGTGGAATGTCAGGAAAGGAAAATCCAAGGTCATCGTGCCTAATAGTACAATGCAAAAATGGAAGGAGGCATGGAGTAGCCCAGAGTTTAAAGCCAAGAGCCATCAATTCACTGCTAACCATTGTAGTGAGATAGGGGGAGTTGGGGCAGGCATCTCTAGACACACAGGGGGTTCAGTTTCACATGCTACTCACGCAGATAGAATGGTAATGATTTCATATTTACTATAGGATGGTAATGATTTCATATTTACTAGTTTTGTTATTGTCTGTCTACATATTAGTAGCAAATAATCGAACATTATTATAAACATCACTAAAATCATTATATCTTTTCAGGAAGCCCAGCTTGGCCGAAGACCTTTTCCTTATGAACTTTTCCATAAGACCCACACTAGGAAAGGCACCTCCGATATGGTTGATTCACGAGCGCAATCAATTAAGGTAAGTGAACAAGTATTTTATGTCTTTCaattatatgaaaaaaataaataagtgagtttgtttattcaattgccaagaaaaataaatttaaaatatgtgtATTGACTTATGCAGGATGCATTTTTGGCGCTTAAGGAGCAGTCGTCTCAACCACAAGAGGGGTGCAGTGACCCTCCTATTGTAGATGAGGTCGCACTATATTATCAAGTTGTGGGGGGGGAGAAGAAGAACAGGGTTTATGGCATTGGATCTCAAGCATCAATTTTTTACCCTAGCTCATCACATGGATCATCTTCTACTGCATCCTATTGTGCTCAGTCAGAGGCAATGGAGGAAGAGATTCAACAATTGCATCAGACTATTGCAACGCTCAAGGATAGTTTGGttgcaatggaggagagagatCGACAACGCGAGTTGATGCTAGAGGAGAGATATAGACAACGTGAGCAGACACTGGAGGAGCGCATGCAACAAATGATGCAAAACATGATGGCACAAATGATGCAGGGTACGCAGTTTACAGCCCCAACTCCACATGCGACTCATCAAGATGATGGTAGAGAGGCTGATAGTGTTGATGAGTGATTATCTTGTTGATGACAAGTAGCTTgtttttttgttattatgatattttatttttccatacagtatattattgtcataacccttcactgtcatatttatatataatattgactgatatttgatatttgatagcctgatattataaatattatgatattgagcatttaaaattaatattatattatatgcttcaatacaggaaataatatattaaataaaaaaataaaaattttctactaTTAATTTGAAACGGATTAAAAACGAATTTTTCCGTTTCTAATCCAATAACACAAGGATCGGTTTcagaatttagaaaccgatttgaaacgGAATTTATGTTTCAAAAAAATTGAAACCGAAATATCAGTTTTTAAATTAAAACGgaatttgaaaccgaatatatgTGGTTTCTAAATTTGAAACGGAATAGTGGTTTGAAAATAGATTCAGAATTTGAAACGGACGCCATTTTCCGtttcaaatttatttagaaacttgcggatttaaaactgaatatttcggtttcaaatcggtttctaaatgtatttagaaaccgattttcactgatttgaaaccgaatattcggtttcaaatctccttttttcttgtagtggatgagctatactgatatgccaatcttcttttggggatttgcattagaattagctttgtatattctgaataggattccatcaaaattagtttcttccacaccttatgagatatggcatggaagaaaaccaagtcttaagcatgttaagatttggggttgtccagcttatatcaaaaagatgaacactgataaattggagaccagataaaaaaagggtcgatttgttggacatccaaaagatagttttggatattatttttgtttgcctacttcacaaaaggttgtgataagtagagatgccacatttcttgaacaacagtttgttcaagaaggaggcaaaggaaggcaaatagagttagaattggagaattctgaccaaccaacagataagatggatatagatccatctagtcaaccaatacccgttgatgaaacatctacagctgttcctcgtaagacaaccagggtatctcacccaccagtgagatatggttttcttcatgaagaagaacaagagttgtctactcataaagaagtagatcatggagatgatccacttacctatgaagaagctatatcagatatagactcttcaaaatggattgatgctatgaaatccgagattgattccatgtataagaatcaagtttgggatcttgttgacccacctgaaggtattgtacctatagggaacaaatgggttttcaagaagaaaattggttctgatggaaaggtagagacctataaggcaaggctagtagcgaaagggtttcgccaaaggcaaggaatcgactatgaggagactttctcgcctattgccatgcttaaatcaattaggattttattagcaatagctgcgtactatgatgatgagatttggtagatggatgtcaaaacagcttttctcaatggatacattgaagaaaacattttcatggaacaacctaagggatttgaatcccaagatggttccaaggtatgcaagctaaagcgatccatctatgggttgaaacaagcttcgaggagttggaacattcgttttgatgaagccattaaatcctttggttttataaaaaatgaggatgagccatatgtatataagaaggttagtgacagtgctatcactttccttgtcttatatgtggatgacatactgttgatgggtaatgacacaggtatgttgatgactataaaggtatggttgtcaaatacattctccatgaaagacttaggggaggcaccctatattcttgggattcgcatctatagagatagagcgaaaagaataattagtttatc belongs to Hevea brasiliensis isolate MT/VB/25A 57/8 chromosome 4, ASM3005281v1, whole genome shotgun sequence and includes:
- the LOC110658629 gene encoding uncharacterized protein LOC110658629, with product MKNIFKERMDPEGHCWKTITPETKEFYWDEFQKYFDWQEVTPLVKEAWRRKAAERYKALMWNVRKGKSKVIVPNSTMQKWKEAWSSPEFKAKSHQFTANHCSEIGGVGAGISRHTGGSVSHATHADRMEAQLGRRPFPYELFHKTHTRKGTSDMVDSRAQSIKDAFLALKEQSSQPQEGCSDPPIVDEVALYYQVVGGEKKNRVYGIGSQASIFYPSSSHGSSSTASYCAQSEAMEEEIQQLHQTIATLKDSLVAMEERDRQRELMLEERYRQREQTLEERMQQMMQNMMAQMMQGTQFTAPTPHATHQDDGREADSVDE